Proteins encoded by one window of Patescibacteria group bacterium:
- a CDS encoding YdeI/OmpD-associated family protein: MSTAQTTTEPITFETKLYSLGKWTILRLPKEASAKLPSRGQTMVEGTINGIPFKMPLEPDGLWSHWFAVEEPLLVASKAAAGDTVKMQITPIKDWPEPPVPADLQKAINADTQVRELWQHITPMARWEWVRWTRSTGSSETRARRIAVACSKLKSGKRRPCCWNRNLCTEPSVSKNGVLLEADSPD; the protein is encoded by the coding sequence ATGTCTACCGCACAAACAACTACCGAGCCAATTACCTTTGAAACCAAACTATACAGTTTGGGTAAGTGGACCATTCTACGCTTGCCTAAAGAGGCAAGTGCCAAGCTGCCATCACGTGGTCAGACAATGGTCGAAGGAACTATAAATGGCATTCCATTTAAAATGCCCCTCGAGCCCGATGGTTTATGGAGCCATTGGTTTGCCGTCGAAGAGCCATTGCTCGTAGCTAGTAAAGCTGCCGCCGGCGACACCGTAAAAATGCAAATTACCCCTATAAAAGACTGGCCAGAACCTCCTGTGCCGGCTGACTTACAAAAGGCAATTAACGCCGACACCCAAGTGCGCGAACTATGGCAGCATATTACACCCATGGCACGTTGGGAATGGGTGCGCTGGACACGCTCCACGGGCAGCTCCGAAACCCGCGCCCGCCGCATTGCAGTGGCTTGTTCAAAGCTTAAATCAGGCAAACGCCGACCCTGCTGCTGGAACCGCAACCTTTGTACCGAGCCGTCCGTTTCTAAAAATGGCGTTCTTCTCGAAGCCGACTCTCCTGATTAA
- a CDS encoding histidine phosphatase family protein, which yields MTTITYFVHGTTTDNEQGLATGWLPGQLSAIGREQAKKLGEQTAHLKFDVVFCSDLQRAIDSAELGFGGKYQIIHDARLRECNYGDMNSQSAVAFKDRMEDYVTMPFPNGESYEDVEKRLRSFVHNVAQQYSGQHVAIVAHQGPQLALDVILKGKTWQQAIAEDWRKAHAWQPGWQYIID from the coding sequence ATGACGACAATTACTTATTTTGTTCATGGTACTACTACCGACAATGAGCAGGGCCTGGCCACTGGCTGGCTGCCAGGGCAGTTATCGGCTATCGGCCGCGAACAGGCAAAAAAGCTCGGCGAACAAACCGCACACTTAAAATTTGATGTGGTATTTTGTTCCGATTTACAACGAGCTATTGACTCCGCAGAACTGGGTTTTGGCGGCAAATATCAGATTATTCATGATGCTCGTTTGCGCGAGTGTAATTACGGCGACATGAACAGCCAGTCGGCAGTAGCCTTCAAAGACCGTATGGAGGATTACGTCACCATGCCATTTCCAAATGGCGAAAGCTATGAAGACGTCGAGAAACGTTTGCGCAGCTTTGTACACAATGTGGCGCAGCAATACAGTGGGCAACACGTAGCAATCGTGGCTCACCAAGGGCCACAGCTTGCGCTCGACGTCATTCTAAAAGGCAAGACCTGGCAACAGGCAATAGCCGAAGATTGGCGTAAAGCCCACGCTTGGCAGCCGGGTTGGCAATACATAATTGATTAA